From a region of the Micropterus dolomieu isolate WLL.071019.BEF.003 ecotype Adirondacks linkage group LG21, ASM2129224v1, whole genome shotgun sequence genome:
- the lsm1 gene encoding U6 snRNA-associated Sm-like protein LSm1, producing the protein MNYVPGTASLIDDIDKKHLVLLRDGRTLIGYLRSIDQFANLVFHQTVERIHVGKKFGDIPRGIFIVRGENVVLLGEIDVDKPCDTLLQQVSIEEILEEQRLQQQAKQETEKVKMQVLKDRGLSVPKADNLDEY; encoded by the exons ATGAACTACGTACCAGGGACGGCTAGCCTCATTGACGACATCGACA AGAAGCACCTGGTGCTGCTCCGTGATGGCAGAACACTGATCGGTTATCTCAGAAGCATTGATCAGTTTG CCAATTTAGTTTTTCACCAGACAGTTGAGCGCATCCATGTGGGAAAAAAATTTGGTGACATCCCCAGAGGAATATTCATTGTGAGAGGAGAGAATGTGGTGCTGCTCGGAGAGATA GATGTGGATAAGCCCTGCGACACACTTCTGCAGCAGGTCTCCATTGAAGAGATTCTGGAGGAACAACGGTTGCAGCAACAAGCCAAACAGGAGACGGAGAAAGTCAAAATGCAGGTCCTAAAGGACCGTGGCCTTTCCGTCCCCAAAGCTGATAACTTGGACGAATACTAA